The genomic interval GTAATCAGTTGGGTCAGCGCAGGGGATTGGATGGAAGCAGTGGAGCCGTATCATAGGCGCGCGATCGACCGCTGGTATGATACAACCGTGGAATGTTCAGAAGACTCATTCTGGTTAGATGTCAGAGGGGATTCGATGACATCGCCAGCTGGGCTTAGCATTCCTGAAGGCATGGTTATACTGGTCGATCCTCAGGTTGAACCCATCAACGGAAAGTTAGTTGTCGCTAAGCTCGATGGGGATAACGAGGCCACTTTCAAAAAGCTGGTTATCGATGCTGGTCAACGATTCCTCAAGCCGTTAAACCCTCAATACCCGATCATTCCCATAAATGGTAATTGCCGTATTATCGGCGTCGTGGTCGATGCAAAAATAACCAACCTACCATAGTGCACAAGCCGCGAAAGCGGCTTTTTTTATTCCCTACGTCACGAAATCAAACAAAAAAACCTTAACAAACATCGAGATAAAAATTAATACATCAGATTAATCCGTTTTGTATTGACGATGGTTAATACGTTATGTATTGTTTAATCATCAACAAGCAAACGGAGCAGGAAGATGAGCACTCAACAATTGGTATCTGAAAATGGTCCCATCCACCAGCTAGCTATGGATATTGATCGCGTGGTAAACGTGCTTGAATATGCCGAATCTGATCCAGATACTGGCTATAAGCCAGCAGCCCTCATTCAAATTTGCATTAACCAATTAAAGAAAAATCTTTCAGTTATAAATCGCGAAATCGGGCATGACTGGCCGGAGAACAAACAATGATAACTGATACTGTAGTTCTCAATAAAGATGAAACAAGCTCTATGGTTATGAGTTGGGCGCACGATATAACTTGTTGTTCATCTTCATTATGGTTACTCCTTGAAAAAATGACCTCCGAGGAAGAAATAAGAGAACACGCATTAATTACTTTAGTTGTAAAAACATTAGAAGAAGTAAACGAACAAATAAATAACTTCGAAATTAAATCACTATAAATAAAAACAATTAATAAAACACCTTAAATGGTGTGAACAAACTCACCTCGAGGAAATGAAAATGCAAAATTCATTTTCTTTTAACGAGCCAATAAAAAAACCACAAATGCTGTTCGGCTCTGACAATATTAATGATTTTGGAAACAGAGTTAAGAGCTGCAGGATGGAAGGTGATTCAATGCAGCCGACTATCGAACCCTGTGAGGTTGTAGCTTTCGTTGATTGTGGAGGCCGCGTTCTTACACCCGGCATCTATGTTTTTACGGGCGATGTTTTTGGCCGTAACTGCCTCTTCATCAAGCGAATTGAACCCTTACCGGGCGGGGCATTAAAGATTATTTCTGACAATCTCCATTACCAAACTTTCACCCTTAATTCGGGTGAGCAAAAAGACATGCGTATCCACGGAAGAGTTGTCGCTTCTTTGGCTGTGAGGCACTTCATATGACTTTCATCAAAGACAAAACAGCATATAGAACAGCGTGCCTTTATGCGGCGTGTGGTTACGAAGTAATCGCCAGGCTTTATCTTAAAAAAGCATATGGGAGGTAAACAATGCCAATTCAAGAACGCCAAGATATACAAGGCGTGAATGTTAAAGCTGAACAGTTAAATGCCTTAATGCAAACAATTCACGCACACCACGAACAATTTGACCGCCACCAACTGGATGGACTTTTAGGTCTGGCTTATGACCTAGCCAGTTTAATTTATAGCTGGACAGAGAAGGAAGAAACAATCGTTTTAGCGAATGAAGATACGCAAAGTGAGATTAAATAAATGGATAACTTAATCACTACGTATCGCCGACGAATTTTAAAGGCTGCGTTATTACGCCACCAGCGTAAAACCGGAAGCACCTGCATCATTATTAATATGCCTAAGGGGGGAATAAACACCGTCGAATTAACAGAAATACTGCTTGATGGTCTGTTGAGGCGATTCGAAAAACTGGCTCTCAGTGAATACGGGAATATTGACGGCGTAAAAGCCATCAGAGGAATTTACAGCAACGCCGTAGATGTGAATGGCAGCGGTGAGTTCCTGACAGAAAGCGGAAAGGCATTAATCGACGAGCTCATTTCTGAGCTGGTCGAGTTTGCCAAGAAACAAAAATCAGTCACAGCGGAGACAAGCCATGAGTGATCAGACACCAATTATCACGCACGAACCAGTAAATATCGTGCTGACAATCGAGAACGGGAAAGTTATCCACGCGCGCCCGTTTCAGAACGGCGAGGTGACAGCATCGCTGGAGACTTTTTTATGGATGGCTGAACGCGCCGGTTACACGATCACCCCACCAGCAGGAGAGAAGGACAATGGCCCTGACAGCGATACGAATTCCTGAGTGGGTGCACCTGCAGGCGGTCCATGTCCTCCGCCAGTTCAGAGCCAGGCGGATTCATCCCTGCCGTATGCACGGCTCCGGAAACCTGAGCCTGAGGGTTAATCGCCGCTGGCGGCTGCTGTCCCGAGACGGCGGTCAGAACTGGGAAGTAATGAGCCATGAACGATACAGCAAACTGAAGGACAGAAAATGAAAATTCAACATCAGGACTATGGCGCCGTGGCGAACATCGTTATCACAAGCACTCTGTTTGAGTTCCGCAAACATAACAGAGTGGTAGATGTCACGCTGCTACACACACCCGGAATCGTAGCAACCCGTAGCGGGATGTTCTTCATGAGAACTGTTTTATCCGGCAAGTCTCGGGACATGCTGCGTGCGTACAGAGCTGTTTTTCGGGAGGCATCACGATGAAGTATTTCCTCCTCTCTATGCTGTTTGGCCTGTTGCTGGTGGCCGTCGTTTTCGGCGCGCTGATTGAGTATAAATTTTTGATAGGTTCCTGAGGTATGCCATGAAAAAAGGTACCACTGAAATTATTGAACGCTGGACCCGTTTAGCGGTGGAGGCCAAAGAGTTGGGGCTCGCCACCATTCCCATCGACCCGGAAAACATGTTGATGGTGCTGGGGGAGCTGCCGGTCAGTTCGGCTGACTTTTCAGCCGATTGCCAGAATGACTATCAGGCTGCGATCGACATCTTGCGCGACAGAGCTGCGCGCGAACTCGATGGTGGTTTTCGCGCTCATCACAATGCCCTGATTTATGCCGCTAATGAACTGGAAAATGCCCAGGCTTTCGGGCGGGAGGTCAGCCATGAGTCTTGACTGTGTACCCCTTTCTACGTACTGCAGGGACGCGGGGGAAACGGTAGAAGCCGTTAACAAACGGATACAAAGGGGGTTATGGAAGGAGGGAGTACATGTATTAAAAGTCGATGGCGTTAAAGAACGCTGGATTGACTTAACGGAGGTTTCAAAGTGGGCAAGAAAGAACAAGGATCATTATCTCTCCCAAGAGGAGTAACCATCCGCCAGCATAAAACTGGCGACACTCTGGTTATCACTTTCACATACAAAGGGGTTCTGTGCCGGGAGCCCCTCTCCAAAATGGAAGCAAACGCGCGCGGTGTGAAGTACGCCGAGCGCCTGCTCGGGGAGATACAAAACCAGATAGTCAGTGGCACCTTTGAATATGCGAAATATTTCCCCAACTCCAAAAAGCTGGAGCTGTTCGGGGTGGTGAAGAAAACCAAAAACATAAAGTCCTACCTGGACGAGTACCTGAAAATCTGCCAGAACCGCAACCTGTCCCCGTCGACTATCAACGGTTATGAAAAATGTCTGTCGGCGCTGTCAGCTCTGCATAAACTCCACGTGTCAGAGCTGACGCCAGCGGTCCTTAAAAACTGGATAGCCAGCCGGAAAACAAAGCTGAAAACGACCAGGAATAACCTTTCGTTTCTGCGCAGCGCCATCGATGAAGCTGTTACGGATGGCCTGCTGACCATTAACCCGGTAACCCTCGTCAGCGCCAGCCGGTACCACGTGATCGACAGCAGCCCGAGCGCCGACGATTACGAGGTTGACCCGTTCACTCCAGCGGAGACCCTCGCCATTTACCAGAGCTGCAGGTACCCGGAATGGGAAAACCTGTTCCGCTTTGCTTTCAATACCGGTCTGCGGAGCTCCGAACTGTGCGCGCTGCGCTGGCCTGATCTCGACACCATTGCGAACACAGCCCACGTTCAAGCGGCCAGTGTCGTAGGGGTACTTAAAGGCACCAAGACAAAAGCCGGTACCCGTAAGGTGGAGCTGAACAGTGATGCGCTGGCGGCCCTGCAGGCGCAGAAGCAATACACCTTTATGAAAAGTGAGTTCATATTCAGCGACCCGAAAACGGGAGAACCCTGGGCGAACGCCGACGCTATCCGTAAAAAAGCATGGGTGCCGACCCTGAAAAAAGCTGGCGTGCGCTATCGTAACCCGTACCAGACGCGGCACACATTCGCCACCAAGCATATTAGCCAGGGCGTTAACCTCTTCTGGCTTGCAGGACAAATGGGCCACAAAGGGCCGGAAATGATATTCCGCAACTACGGTAAATACCTGGCTGAATATGACGGTAAAACCGCGATTTCAGCCGCGCTGTAGCGGGGGAAATATTTCAAAATGTTGGAAAGAATCAGGACGTTAGACAGACCTCAATATGCACGTAAAATGCACTTGAGGCCTGTCACAGTGACAGAATTGTTTATTTTCAATGATTTAAATACTGTTCGGACGCGAGTTCAACTCCCGCCAGCCCACCAAAATTCTCCATCGGTGATTACCAGAGTCATCCGATGAAGTCCTAAGAGCCCGCACAGCGCAAGCCTTGCGGGCTTTTTTGTGTCTGCAATTTGTCCCGCGAAGTCTGATGCTAACTAATTAAATCCGAACCTTTTAGGCCCATTGATAGGCCCAACGAAATGCTCTATTGTTTTCGTTGGGCCTAAACGCATGGAGACTCCCCATGGCAAGAAAAACCAAGCCGTTAACCGATACGGAAATCAAAGCCGCCAAACCTAAAGATGCCGATCACCAGTTGTATGATGGTGACGGACTTACTCTGTTAATCAAGTCCAGTGGTAGTAAGCTCTGGCAATTCCGTTACTATCGACCTCTAACCAAGCAGCGAACCAAACAGAGCTTTGGTGCCTACCCCGCCGTCTCACTTTCTGATGCGCGTAAACTCAGAGCTGAATCTCGAGTTTTGTTGGCGAAAGACATTGATCCTCAGGAACATCAGAAAGAACAGTTAAGAAATTCTCAAGAGGCTAAAACCAACACTTTCCTGGTAGTTGCCGAGCGTTGGTGGAATGTGAAGAAAGCCAGCGTAACAGAAGACTATGCCGACGATATCTGGCGCTCACTTGAGAGAGATATTTTTCCAGTAATCGGTGATATCAGTGTCACTGAGATTAAGGCTCATACTCTGGTTAAAGCAGTGCAGCCGGTTCAGGCCAGAGGCGCATTAGAGACAGTCCGACGCCTTTGTCAGCGTATTAACGAAGTCATGATTTATGCGCAGAACACAGGTCTGATTGATGCGGTTCCCAGCGTAAACATCGGGAAAGCATTCGAGAAACCGCAAAAGAAAAACATGCCCAGCATCCGCCCGGATCAACTTCCACAGCTAATGCAGACTATGCGTACGGCAAGTATCAGCCTGTCCACACGATGCCTGTTCATGTGGCAGCTTCTCACCATTACCTGACCTGCCCCCAGGATTAGATACAACCTTCAGTTAGTAATGTCGGTTGGTTTTTCTTCATATTTCCTGTTTCGCCAGTCCGTTGCGAATTCAGCTGGTGTCTGGTAATCCAGCGATGAATGGGGACGGCACTCGTTATAATCCTGCCGCCAGTCATTAATCTTTTCCGGGCATGAAGAATATCGCTGAACCAGTGTTCATTCAGACACTCATCGCGAAAGCGTCCGTTAAAACTCTCAATAAATCCGTTCTGCGTTGGCTTACCTGGCTGGATAAGCCGTAGTTCCACACCATGCTCAAAGGCCCATTGATCGAGCGCGCGGCAGGTAAATTGTAAGCGTCCAGCGAGAGCCGTATTGACGGGGATGTGCTATTCAGTTGGCAGTATGATGCGCCAGGGAAGTAGTTCGTTGACCTGGTTGACCGGCCAGTCGGCTATCACGTCAAGCACGTGGCGAAGGTAGCTCTCTGGATCCACGCTGTTCAGTTTGCACGTTCCGATCAGGCTGTACAGCAGTGCTCCCCGCTCACCACCATGGTCAGAGCCGAAGAACAGGAAGTTTTTACGACCCAGACTGACCGTCCGCAGCGCATTTTCAGCGATGTTATTATCGGCTTCGGCCCAGCCGTCCTCCGCATAGTACGCCAGCGCCGGCCACTGGTTCAGCGCATACGTGAACGCCTTCGCCAGCTCTGAGTGCCTTGAGAGCGTTTTCATCTTTTCACGCAGCCAGCTTTCCAGGGATTTCAGCAGCGGTTTAGCTTTTTGCTGACGTACTGCAAGACGCTGCTCCGCCGGCATTCCTCTTATATTCCCCTCGATGGCGTATAGCTCGCCGATCCGTTTCAGGGCCTCTTCCGTCAGCGCTGACGATGTGCGGACGTGCACATCGTGGATCTTTCGGCGGGCATGAGCCCAGCAGGCGGCTTCCGTTATCCGGCCATCCCTGTACAGCTCGTTGAACCCGGCGTACGCATCCGCCTGCAGCACACCGCTGAAGCCAGCAAGATGGGTCTGCGGATGGATGCCTTTTCTGTCCGGGCTGTAAGCGAACCACACCGCCGGTGCGACTGCTGATCCAGCGTTGCGGTCATCACGAACATACGTCCACAACCGCCCGGTCTTCGTCTTCTTATTACCCGGCAGCAGCACCTGGACGGGGGTATCATCGGCATGGAGTTTGCCATCAGTCAGGACATAGTCCTGAAGCGCCTCCTCCAGCGGGGACAGCAGCCGGCAGCATGCATCCACCCAGCCCGACAACAGTGAACGGCTCAGTTCCACACCCTGGCGGCTGTATATTTCTGACTGGCGGTACAGCGGGGTATGCTCTGCATACTTTGAGCTCAGCACGCGGGCCAGCAGTCCCGGTCCAGCGATGCCCCGCTCGATGGGGCGTGAAGGCGCGGGGGCCTGCACGATGGCATCACATTTTGTGCAGGCGTGTTTTTCCCGCACGGTCCGGATAACCCGGAAGGCGCTGCGCATCAGCTCCAGCTGTTCGGCGGTATCTTCACCCAGGTAGCTCAGCACACCACCGCAGTCCGGGCAGCATGGCTCTGCCGGCAGCAGCCGTTTTTCGTCACGGGGAAGTGATTCAGGGAAAGGTTTGCGGGTACGGGTCTGACGCAACGGGCGCTGCACGGCCGGGTCATCCACCCGACCGGTAAGGGTATCGCTTTCTTTCTGCAGCCGGTTCAGGTCAGCTTCCATCTGTGCGATACGGCGGGAGACCTTTTCGGAACGGCTGCCGAAATTCATCCGGCGGAGTTTATCCAGTTGTGCCTGCAGGTGGTCTATTTCACGCTCCCGGTTGCTCAGCTTTTCCTGCAGGGCGTGGATCAACGCTTCCTGCTCAGCCAGGCGCTGTTTCAGCAGTAGGATATCGTCAGAAGAGGTGTCGTTCATAAGCCATCATTTTACCAGGCTTATTCTGCGACAACCAGGATAAAGAGACCTACAGCATGGTCAGGGAGGTCAGCAACCGCTTCGGCTGTCGCCAGTCGATGCCCTCGAGCAACATTGCCAGCTGCGCCGGGGTCAGGAACACTTTGCCATCACGGGCTGACGGCCAGGCGAAGCGGCCTCGCTCCAGCCGTTTGGTCAGCAGGCACAGTCCGTCACCGGTAGACCACAGTAGTTTGACCTGAGTGCCGCTGCGGCCCCGGAAGATGAAGACGTGGCCGGACATCGGATCGTCTTTCAGCATCGTCTGCACCTTTGCGGCGAGACCATTGAAGCCGTTGCGCATGTCAGTGATACCGGCAACCAGCCAGATTTTGGTGCCTGTTGGTAACGGGATCACCGTTTGAGCTCCTGTATCAGCAGGGTCAGGAGCTTTTCGCTGACAGAGCCATTGAGGCGAAGCGTCCCGTGCCGGAACGTTACCTCACAGCTGATACTGAGGGTTTCCGGGTCCTCTGCGGGCTGCTCTGACTGTACGACAGCTGCATCCAGAGTCACAGGAAGTAGCTGAGGGCTCTCTGAAGAAGGTAACAGCAGCTTTCCCTCGCGCCATTGTTGGCGCCATTTGAACAACAGATTGGCGTTGATGCCATTTTCGAGCGCCAGTTTTGAGATGGATATCCCGGGTTCGCAGGAGGCAGTAACGAGCTGCTGCTTAAACTCAGGAGAATAATTAGGGCAGCCTTTACGCCTGCCGGGAGTCATATTTTTCTGCATATCTGACACTTTGGTTCCCACTACTTATTTGGTGGACACCACTTTGTCGGATGCTTCAGATTATGACCAGACGGCTTTCGCTGGACGCTTACGGTAAATTCCGGGCCCTGATCGGTTCTTATTGTCGCCGGATAGCCCCTAAACAGCGCGATGCTGTCCAGAATACGCGTGACCTGAACGCCTGAAATACCGAAAGCAGCGGTGATCGTCAGACACTCCTTCGTGAAATCATCCACACAGGTCAGGCACTTGATTCTCCGACCGTTGGCCAGTGCGTCCATAACGAAATCCATCGACCATGTCAGGTTCGGCGCATCCGGGCGCAGAAGCGGAAACCGTTCGGTTGCCAGCCCTTTACGGCGTCGTCTGCGTTTTACGCTCAGTCCATTAAGGTGGTAAATACGGTATACCCGCTTGTGATTGACGTGAAGGCCCTCCCGACGCAGCAGCTGCCAGATGCGGCGGTAGCCAAAACGCCTGCGCTCCAGTGCCAGCTCAGTGATGCGCCCTGATAAATGCGCATCAGCCGCCGGACGCTGAGCCTCGTAGCGGCAGGTCGACAGAGACAAAGCAGTAAGCCTGCAGGCACGACGTTGCGACAGACCGGTCGCATCACACATAAACTTAACGGCTTCCCGCTTGTGGTCTGTCGTCAGTACTTTCGCCCCAGAGCCACCTGAAGCGCCTCCTTATCCAGCATGGCTTCGGCAAGCAGCTTCTTGAGGCGGGCGTTCTCCTCTTCAAGAGATTTAAGCCGCTTCACCTCAGGAACTTCCATGCCACCAAACTTCTTGCGCCAGGTGTAGAAAGTGGCATCGGAAATGGCGTGCTTACGGCAGAGCTCACGGGCAGAAACCCCGGCTTCCGCTTCGCGAAGAATACTGATGATCTGTTCGTCGGAAAAACGCTTCTTCATGGGTATGTCCTCATGTGGCTTATGAAGACATTACTAACATCGGGGTGTGTTAATCAACGGGGAGCAGGTCAGTGCATTTATCTCAGTAATACCTGAATCAGCTGAACGAAGATATACACTGTTGCGGCCACTTGTATAGTCCGGAACCCCCATCTGAGATAGCGCCATTCATGACGTTCTCTGGCATCAGCTACTTCAATAGCAGGGTCAGAACATTTTCTTTTCCTAGCCCTGAATTCATCGATTACCCACAGGATGAGAATAAAGATGATGATAGTTTTCTGAAGGATAGGATTATCCACAAAGAGTGACTCCGGCCTTACCGCTGATGCAAGCAGAATAGATGAACAATCTGCACGTAGCCATCACTAAATGTAGGGGGAGTATTCGTTTTGTTCTGGTGGATTTTGCGGTGATTCTGTCCATGGCAGTTTGCTCCCCTGCTATCTGGCCGGCAGCGATGAGCGAAGAGCGTACATTGGCCTTGGAGGATATCTGAACTATTCTCCGGAAATTATCTAATAAGCGAATGGTATGGATTACAGGCATGCTTGCAATTCCCGACAAACTATAAACAGCATGAAGTCGCGATTTTTTCTACTATTGGATAAAGTTTTCAACTTTTTGGTCGTTAATTATTTTTTAGATAGATTTTTTCAGGAGAAGAGCAATGGCATTTACCGTCGGTGAAAACTATGCGTTCAGGGACATACAGAAGCGTTATAAATTCCTGAAACCGGGCGAAAAGGGACTGTCGCAGGGCGGTTTTTTAAATCCATCGCGTGGCAATTCCTCCACATTAATTCGCGCCATCTTTGCGCGCAGAGAGGTCAATGGACCTCTGGATAATCTATTGTTCGTTTCTGGCGATAATGAGTACCGAAACTACTTCACCCGTCTTGAGAAAGTGCAAAAGGAATGTAGCCCATTCCTCTATTTTAAAGAAAAGAATGGCGAGTGGTCTTATATGGGGCACAGTAAGGTGGATCGTTTACTGGAGCCTGACTCAAAAGAATTACCCCTCTTGCTTGATGAAATGGGTTGCACGCTGGAAACGGTTGATGAGGTGGATGGCAAACCATTGTGGCAGCTTACAGCATTTGGAGTGCAAAGTTTTATCAGACCGCGTAGACTGGAATTTATAGTGGTCTTAGAGCAGGATGCGTAGCTAACTGTCTTTGTAATCAAATATGTCTGTGAGGCGTTCAGTAACGTCATTTTCAGTATGCTATATCAAGAAGAAACATCACCGTTGTTCGTCGTTTGACGCGACATCACTATAACGAGATGTTCCGCAGATCAACGATGGATTGCTGAGGCCGGTACAGAGACACCTATCGCCAGTAAGATCGAAATAACATCTCGAAAAAAGTGATGCGTTATTATCTGGCTCTATACTAATTCGCCCCTATCGGCCTGACTTAGCCTTGCTCCGAGATTTCCTTCGTCATTTATAGAGGGTGATTTCAGAACAACGCGTCTTTATAGGGATGCCCTACGTTTCTGAAGAAGAAATGCCAAAGATCACAACGTATTAATTAACAGTGAGCAGGTCAGCATCATATAACATATGTTGAGCCCTTATAGTGAAATAGTAAAAGCCCCTTGCGAAGGGGCCTGATTAAGAAAAATTATAGAGAGCTTTTTTTAGCCCCATCGATCTCAGCCTGGCAAACATCATCATTTGTAAATGTATACTGAAGGTAAACATACCCCTGCGCAGAACTGTTCGCTCTTGCTTCAATAGAAATAGCACCAATGTTATTTTTCAGCGGCGTTTCCTGCGTTCCCTTCCAGGTAGCTGAAAGGAATCGTTCCTTTTTGTTAAGCCCCATCATCCAGTCCTGAGGTTCTTTCCAGATAGAACCTGACAGTAAAAGGTCTGTGGTTTCAGCCTTTCCATAAAGCGAGCTTAACGAGCTACTCAACTCTTCAAAGCGAGATTTCAAGGCAAGCCCATAACTATCAGTATCAATGTTTTTACCGACAGCTCTGATTTGGCATAAGCCTGCTTTAGGCGAGATCAACAAACCATACATTTCAAAATCAGCGTTGGGCTTCGGTAACTTATCGGAAGTATAGAGATTTACGCTGTCAGGAAGTGGTTTTAGCTTTGCCCCGATCATATCTTCGATATTCTTTTGAGTCAGGCCAGCCTCGAGTCCGAACGGACCATCAGCTGGTGGCAGCAGAGGGGGCTGTTCATGTCTTGTTTCAGCGGTTGTGTCCTTCTTACTGCTGGCGGTTGCAACATTATCCTGAACCGGTGCAAGCTTAACTTCAGCAAGCCCATATTTAGCCGTGAGATATTTTTGCTGCAACATCGCCATGCTTTGCTCTTCAGTAGCAACCGTTGACAGTTTTAAGACCTGTATTAAACCACCACTGTACTGGCTGGCATCTGTTTTTGCTTCGTTTATTTTTACTGCCAGGTCCTCCATCTCAGCTTTAATAGAAGCAGCAAGTTCAGGGTCTGGCTTGACACCTGAAACAACGACGTCAATTTTGGCTCCTGACTCAATTGCATTTATACGCTGTTCTAAAAGAGCCTTATTCGTTCCTAAAACTTCCAATCTTGCGGTGATTAAATTCTTGATCAGTCCACCTGAAAATTGTTGATCAATATGTTTCGCTGCAGAGATTTCTCCCTCCGTTTGGGACAGCTCAGCCTTAAGTGCCGCCACTTCCTGCTTTTGCTCTGGAGTTAACTCTTTAGGCCCACACCCGGTTAACATCGTTATGCTTACTAATGTTGCAATCAACGTTTTTTTCATATCCCTGTCCCAGTGGAAAATATTCAGATTAATCCTATCAGGAAGTGAACTGCAACAGAATATTTGAATCGTCACAGGTATGAGAGACGACTCCGGAGTCGTTAAGTTGGCTTTAAGAAAGATGCCTATGAGTGCTCAGTATTAACCCTATGCGTTTAAAATCGAAGTAGTCATACCGGTTGTTGAACGCTGTCATTCCGTATCCAGCATTGCAACACGATCCCATATCCCCCTTACGCCGAATAAAGAAATACGGGCCAGACTCCTTAACTAACATAGGCAATCAGAAGCTCAGGCTGGGTTCCGCCAACTTCAGAAGGAGCTAACGAAGCAGATCATGATCCAATAAGCATCCGTTCGCCATAAATGTGTTGCTCCCGGCGGCGGATTGTGGCGTATGGCATAGTCAAAG from Enterobacter sp. JBIWA008 carries:
- a CDS encoding LexA family transcriptional regulator; protein product: MSMKQRWQDLAKSRMKEVGMTQEQLAEALGMTQGGLGHWLNGRREPNLEVIAKIFKILQMPGFVVDADGAVSDARADHNVSFHAMNESKGSYPVISWVSAGDWMEAVEPYHRRAIDRWYDTTVECSEDSFWLDVRGDSMTSPAGLSIPEGMVILVDPQVEPINGKLVVAKLDGDNEATFKKLVIDAGQRFLKPLNPQYPIIPINGNCRIIGVVVDAKITNLP
- a CDS encoding S24 family peptidase, with protein sequence MQNSFSFNEPIKKPQMLFGSDNINDFGNRVKSCRMEGDSMQPTIEPCEVVAFVDCGGRVLTPGIYVFTGDVFGRNCLFIKRIEPLPGGALKIISDNLHYQTFTLNSGEQKDMRIHGRVVASLAVRHFI
- a CDS encoding DUF3596 domain-containing protein, with protein sequence MGKKEQGSLSLPRGVTIRQHKTGDTLVITFTYKGVLCREPLSKMEANARGVKYAERLLGEIQNQIVSGTFEYAKYFPNSKKLELFGVVKKTKNIKSYLDEYLKICQNRNLSPSTINGYEKCLSALSALHKLHVSELTPAVLKNWIASRKTKLKTTRNNLSFLRSAIDEAVTDGLLTINPVTLVSASRYHVIDSSPSADDYEVDPFTPAETLAIYQSCRYPEWENLFRFAFNTGLRSSELCALRWPDLDTIANTAHVQAASVVGVLKGTKTKAGTRKVELNSDALAALQAQKQYTFMKSEFIFSDPKTGEPWANADAIRKKAWVPTLKKAGVRYRNPYQTRHTFATKHISQGVNLFWLAGQMGHKGPEMIFRNYGKYLAEYDGKTAISAAL
- a CDS encoding IS66 family transposase — encoded protein: MNDTSSDDILLLKQRLAEQEALIHALQEKLSNREREIDHLQAQLDKLRRMNFGSRSEKVSRRIAQMEADLNRLQKESDTLTGRVDDPAVQRPLRQTRTRKPFPESLPRDEKRLLPAEPCCPDCGGVLSYLGEDTAEQLELMRSAFRVIRTVREKHACTKCDAIVQAPAPSRPIERGIAGPGLLARVLSSKYAEHTPLYRQSEIYSRQGVELSRSLLSGWVDACCRLLSPLEEALQDYVLTDGKLHADDTPVQVLLPGNKKTKTGRLWTYVRDDRNAGSAVAPAVWFAYSPDRKGIHPQTHLAGFSGVLQADAYAGFNELYRDGRITEAACWAHARRKIHDVHVRTSSALTEEALKRIGELYAIEGNIRGMPAEQRLAVRQQKAKPLLKSLESWLREKMKTLSRHSELAKAFTYALNQWPALAYYAEDGWAEADNNIAENALRTVSLGRKNFLFFGSDHGGERGALLYSLIGTCKLNSVDPESYLRHVLDVIADWPVNQVNELLPWRIILPTE
- the tnpB gene encoding IS66 family insertion sequence element accessory protein TnpB (TnpB, as the term is used for proteins encoded by IS66 family insertion elements, is considered an accessory protein, since TnpC, encoded by a neighboring gene, is a DDE family transposase.); translation: MIPLPTGTKIWLVAGITDMRNGFNGLAAKVQTMLKDDPMSGHVFIFRGRSGTQVKLLWSTGDGLCLLTKRLERGRFAWPSARDGKVFLTPAQLAMLLEGIDWRQPKRLLTSLTML
- a CDS encoding transposase, producing MQKNMTPGRRKGCPNYSPEFKQQLVTASCEPGISISKLALENGINANLLFKWRQQWREGKLLLPSSESPQLLPVTLDAAVVQSEQPAEDPETLSISCEVTFRHGTLRLNGSVSEKLLTLLIQELKR